The Pantoea eucalypti sequence GCATGTCCGGCGTTTTTATTGTTTTTAACATGGAGCGCCGCGCGTTGTTAGCTGCGGTGGAAATCAGACGTGAACTATTCCCTTATCGACCAGGATGATCAACTGGCAGACGTGTGTCAGAAAGCGCGCCAGCAGGCGGCGGTGGCACTGGATACCGAATTTGTCCGTACCCGTACTTACTATCCTCAGCTTGGCCTGATCCAGCTGTTCGACGATCACCAATTGGTGCTGATTGACCCACTGAATATCCGTGACTGGTCACCCTTTATTGCGTTGCTTACCGACACCCGTGTCACCAAATTCCTCCATGCCGGAGGTGAAGATCTGGAAGTCTTCCTGCACCGTTTCGGCGTGCTGCCGACACCGATGATCGATACACAGATTCTGGCAGCCTTCTCCGGCCAGCCGCTCTCCTGGGGCTTTGCCTCAATGGTGGCGCATTTCACGCAGGTCGAACTCGATAAAAGTGAATCACGCACCGACTGGCTGGCACGCCCTCTGACCCAGCGTCAGTGCGAATATGCGGCGGCAGACGTTCACTATCTGCTGCCGATTGCGCGCCAGCTGATGATCAACACTGAAGAGGCCGGCAACATGGCGGCGGCGCTCAGTGAGTGCGACAATCTTTGTCAGCGCCGTCTGGATAGCCTTTCGCCGGATGAAGCCTGGCGGGATATCACCAATGCCTGGCAATTGCGTCCGCGTCAACTGGCCGCGTTGCAGCGACTGGCGGCCTGGCGTCTGAAACTGGCGCGTGAAAAGGATATGGCGGTTAACTTTGTTGTGCGCGAAGAGCACCTGTGGAAAGTCGCGCGCTTTATGCCAGGTTCACTGGGTGAGCTGGATCATCTGGGACTGTCAGGTCATGAAATCCGTTTCCACGGTAAAACGCTGGTGGCGCTGGTGGCCGAAGCAGAGGCGCTGGATGAAAGTGAACTGCCGGCTCCGCTGGGCAATCTGATCGACCATCCTGATTACAAGCAGGTGTTTAAAGCGATGAAAGCTCTGGTGCAGCAGGTCAGCGGGCAGAGTGGGTTCAGTCAGGAATTACTGGCGTCACGACGTCAGATTAATCAGGTATTAAGCCAGCACTGGGGTCTTAAGCCACAGGGACGTCAACCGGAGTTACTGACCGGATGGCGGGGCGAACTGCTGAAACCCGGCATTGAGGAGATTCTGGCGGGTTGTTAACGGTAAAAATTTCCCCTGCCAGAGCGCAGGGGAAATTCAGGAAACCGTCAGCGTCATTTAGTCACTTCATCCGTTTCCGGCAACGTTACGTTCAGCTCCAGAATCGAGATATCGTCACCTTTCTGATCGAGCTGCACAGTCACCATTTCGGGATCGATCTTCACATATCTGCAAATCACTTCCAGAATGTCGCGCTTAAGTTGCGGAAGATAATGGGGCTCACTGTCGCCCCTTCTCCGTTCTGCCACGATAATCTGCAGCCTTTCCTTGGCTATGTTGGCAGTGTTCTTCTTCCGGGATAAAAAGAAATCAAGTAATGCCATGGTTTATCCCCCGAACAGGCGTTTCAGGAAACCCTTCTTCTCTTCTTCGATAAAGCGGAAGGGGCGTACTTCACCGAGCAACCGTTCAACGGTATCGGCATAGGCTTTGCCAGCATCAGATTCGCCGTCAAGAATCACCGGTTCACCCTGGTTAGAGGCACGTAACACCGATTGATCTTCAGGAATCACGCCAACCAGAGGAATGCGCAGAATCTCCAGCACATCTTCCATGCTCAGCATATCGCCACGGTTAACCCGGCCAGGGTTATAGCGGGTCAGCAGCAGATGCTCCTTCACCGGATCCTGACTGTTTTCCGCACGACGCGATTTAGACGAAATAATACCGAGGATACGGTCGGAGTCACGCACAGATGAGACTTCCGGGTTCGTAGTGATAATGGCTTCATCAGCAAAATAGAGCGCCATCAGTGCACCGGTTTCAATCCCTGCCGGTGAATCGCAGACGATGAAATCGAATTCCATAGCGGCTAAGTCGTTCAGAACTTTTTCAACACCTTCGCGAGTCAGCGCATCTTTATCACGGGTCTGCGAGGCGGGCAGAATGTAGAGTTGCTCAGTGCGTTTGTCGCGAATCAGCGCCTGGTTCAGCGTGGCATCGCCCTGGATAACGTTGACGAAGTCATAAACCACGCGGCGTTCACAACCCATGATCAAATCCAGATTACGCAGACCGATATCAAAGTCGATAACGACCGTCTTTTTGCCTTTCTGCGCTAAACCGGTGGCGATGGCCGCGCTTGACGTGGTCTTACCAACGCCCCCTTTACCGGATGTAACTACAATAATGCGTGCCATAAATGTTGATTTCCTTAACAAAAGAAAAGGGGCCTAATTAAGTGTCTGGATAGTCAGCGCGCCATCCTGCAGGCACAGACGCGCGGCTTTACCAAAAAATTCTTGCGGGATCTGATCCATGATCCAGTACTCTCCGGCAATCGAGACCAGCTCGGCGGCCAGGTTGGTACAAAAAATCTGGCAATTGCGATCACCACTGGCACCCGCCAGTGCGCGACCGCGCATCATGCCGTAAATATGAATGTTGCCATCGGCGACCAGTTCGGCGCCGGCGCTGACGCTGCTGGTGATAATCAAATCAGCGTCACGCGCATAAATCTGCTGGCCTGAACGCACCGGCGTGTTCACGATGCGTGTTTTCGTTGCCACCGTTTCGGTGACCACCGGCAGCGGTTCAGGAACTGGCACGGGTGGTGGCGCTTCTGCACGCGGTCTGGACTCTTTGCCTTCTGCCAGAACCGGCAGGCCTGCCCGGGATATCATGCGTTTCAGTGCGTCATTTTTGCAGCCGCTTACGCCGACAATACGTAAACCGGTGGCGAGAATCGCCTGCTGCAACTGTTTCCAGTTAACCTCGGCACTCAATGTGGCGACGTTAAGTACAACCGGTGCGTTTTTCAGGAAATCCGGAGCCTGATCAATCTTGTCCTGAAGTGCCTTACGAATCACCGCAGGGTCATGGTGGTGCAAATGGACGACAGATAGGGTGAAACTGCTACCTTTGAATTCGATTGGCGTTTGCGACATCTGTCCCGACTCAGTCCTGTTTTCACTACCGTTAGCAAGCCGATGATAAAATCATCACTGAAGCGCTAACGGTGAATATTCGAAGTTCTGCAAGCATGTTATAGTTACAGCTATATTCAGACAAGCCTCAACGCCGGTTAATTCGAGTAAAAAATATGTTTTGTGTGATCTACAGAAGCCCGTTACGTGACCAGACTTATCTCTATGTAGAAAAAAAGGACGATTTCTCGCGCGTTCCTGAAGAATTGCTGAAAGGGTTTGGCAAGCCGCAGTTGGCGATGGTGCTAAAGCTGGCGGGCCGGGACAGGCTGGCAAATGCAGATATCAATAAAGTTAAGCAGGGATTGAGTGAGCAGGGCTATTATTTGCAACTTCCTCCGCCGATTGAAAGTCTGCTAAAAATTCATTTAGAGGCTGATAAAAAAGTTTAACTCAGATTCTTCTGTAAATATAAATCCTGTCGGCGTCATCCTGGCAGGATAATATTGCCCGACGCTGCGTAAAATTAACGGCGCAGCTTATCTGTTTCACCCGTTTCTAAATTTCCTGCCCATTTTTTTCGCCTGATTTGTACGATTATTCAGCACCTCAGCGCCGCCATTTACGCTTTTTGACAAATTCCATCCCCCGGACCGTTAAAAGGATCTTATTATCACGCCATGAGGTTGGCATTTCGATCAACACAAAAGCAAACATCAACCCGCCAGCAGCGCTGGCATCACACCTAACCTGAACAGGGGATGAGCATGTATCAGCATCGTAACTGGCAAGGCGCTCTGTTAGATTTTCCGGTCAGTAAAGTGGTTTGCGTGGGCAGTAATTACGCAAAACACATTAAAGAAATGGGCAGCGCAACGCCGACTGAGCCGGTGATCTTTATCAAGCCGGAAACAGCGCTGTGTGATTTACGCCAGCCGCTCTCTATTCCCGACGCATTTGGCGAAGTTCATCACGAGGTCGAACTGGCCGTGCTGATTGGCGGGACGCTGAAGCAGGCGACGGAGGCACATGTGGCTAAAGCGATTGCAGGTTATGGCGTGGCGCTGGACCTGACATTGCGTGATCTGCAGTCCGGGCTGAAAAAAGCAGGCCAGCCCTGGGAAAAATCCAAAGGTTTTGATAACGCCTGTCCGGTTTCCGGTTTTATCCCGGTGTCAGACTTCAGTGGCGATCCGCAGAATGTCGAACTGAAACTGGTGGTGAATGGTGAAGTGCGGCAGCACGGTAACACCGAAGATATGATTCATAAAATCCTGCCGCTGATTGCACACATGAGCCACTACTTTACCCTGCGCGCCGGTGACGTGATTCTGACCGGTACGCCAGAAGGGGTGGGCCCGATGCGCTCGGGTGATCAGCTGGAAGTCTCCCTGGCGGGTCACGGCATCAGCACGCGCGTACTCTAAAAACTTGCATCACCGCAGCATAGGCTTTATAAGGTGCGGTTTAGGCACAACCCGGACAAATCATCATGACAGACACCCCTTTCTGGCAACAAAAACGCCTGGCACAAATGAGCGATGAGGAATGGGAATCCTTGTGTGATGGTTGTGGACAGTGTTGCCTGAACAAGTTACAGGACGCAGACACCGATGAGATCTACTTCACCAATGTCGCCTGTAATCAGCTCAATATTAAAACCTGCCAGTGCCGCAACTATGAGCGCCGCTTCGAACTTGAAGAGGATTGCATCAAGTTGACGCGCGAAAATCTGACCACGTTTAACTGGTTACCGCGTACCTGTGCATACCGGTTGCTGGGTGAAGGTAAAGATCTCCCCGCCTGGCATCCGCTGCGAGCCGGTTCTAAAACCGCCATGCACGCGAAGCGTATTTCTGTAAGGTATATTGCCGTGCGCGAGAGTGAAGTGCGGGATTGGGAAGATCACATTATCGATCGCCCCGATCGCAACGGCTAAACGCGTCGCGTGAGTCGTGATATGAAAAAAAGGCTGCCATTGGCAGCCTTTCCTGATCTCAGCGACTAAAGAGATCGCGACGTTTTGGTTTTAGCGGCTGGGCAATCAGTACCAGCGCCGCAACCAGCAGATAACCGGCGAATACCACAATCATCCACTGTGGCATGCTGAGCGTCAGGAACGTCCAGCTGCGATCAGCGCAATCGCCGGTAGCCTGAAACACGGATGGCATCCACTTATCCAGCGGTAATCCGCTGGGGAAGCGTGCGGCGAAATCACAGGTGGTGAATGGGTTAGGGTGCAACTGAATCATCGTATGTTCATAGGAGAGACGCAGTCCTTCCCAGGCACTGTAGATCCACAAGGCCAGCGCGCCCAGACGCAACGGCGATTTAGGCGCAATTGCGCCCACCAGACCCGCACCCAGCACACCAAACAGGGCATTACGCTCATAGATACACATTACGCAGGGCTTCAGGCCCATCACATGCTGAAAAAAGAGTGCCGTCAATTCCAGTGCAAGCGCCGTCAGTGCCAGTAATAACCAGGCTCCACGCCCCCGTGAACATTGATTCAGATATCGCAACATATTGCATTCCCTGTAAACGTTAATGCCACGCAGTGTAAACCAAAAGCGTTTGCAAACCAGCCAGTCGCAAGGAAAAATCGTGTGCAAACATGACCTGATTCTGATCCAGAACAGGTTAAATGAGGATCTGCAGAGGCTATCGCCGCGGAGGTCGCATCAGCACGGCGATTGAAATCAGTCAGGCGGAGAGAGTGGGTCGCATAAGGCAGTCAGTGAAACGGCTGGCAGCAACTATCCTGCGCAAACAGTCCACGCATTCAGAACGCCATTATGCTGTTCGGGGACACAGGTTGTTTCAGCCCATAAAACTGTTCTGATGACGGTTGTCTCTGCGCAGCAGATTAGATTGTCAGCCATTCTGAAATATGCGACTACGCCCGGTTTAATGAGTACGCAGGCTATATCCGCTATAGGGCGTCTGGTATGATGAGTCCCCATCATGATGAGAAAAGCAACGAGAACACATTGCTATGGTTATAAAGGCTCAGAGTCCAGCGGGATTTGCTGAAGAGTATATTATTGAAAGCATCTGGAACAGTCGCTTTCCGCCCGGATCGATTCTTCCTGCTGAGCGTGAGCTTTCTGAATTGATTGGGGTAACGCGCACTACCTTGCGTGAGGTGCTGCAGCGACTGGCACGCGATGGCTGGCTGACGATTCAGCATGGCAAACCGACACGGGTAAACGATTTCTGGGAGACCTCCGGCCTCAATATTCTGGAAACCCTGGCCCGTCTCGATCACGACAGCGTTCCCGTGTTAATCGACAACCTGCTGTCTGTCCGCAGCAACATTTCATCGATTTTTATCAGCCGTGCGCTGCGCCATCATCCTGATAAAGCCCGTGAAGTGCTGGAGACAGTCAGTGCCGCAGCCGATCAGGCTGATGCCTATACCGAACTTGATTATCGGGTGTTCCGTGGCCTGGCATTTGCGTCAGGTAACCCGATTTATGGTTTGATTCTGAATGGCCTGAAAGGCCTCTATACTCGCGTTGGTCGTCACTACTTCTCTAACCCGGAAGCTCGCCAGGTCGCGCGCGATTTCTATCTTAAGCTTCTGGCGCTGTGCGATAAAGAACCAGGACAGGATGAGATTGTGGATGTGGTGCGCAACTATGGTCGCCGCAGCGGTGAAATCTGGCACAGCATGCAGAAAAACTTGCCTGACGATCTCGGCAACAAACGTTAAAAAAAACCGGACATCGCGTCCGGTTTTTTGTTTCTAAGCCGTCACCTTCAACTGACCCCTCAAAGTGAAGAACCGCGTGGCGGATTGCGGTCCAGCAGCTCCACACTGCCATCCTCGTTCTGCTGTTCCAGAATCACATCGAACCCCCACAGGCGATGCACATGCTTCAGCACCTCGCGACGGCTCTTATCCAGCGGCGTGCGGCTCTGCGGCACATAGCGCAGTGTCAGCGAACGGTCACCGCGCACATCAACGTTGTAAACCTGAATGTTAGGCTCAAGATTACTCAGGTTGTACTGTGCGGAAAGTTGCTGACGAATCGCCCGGTAACCCGCTTCATCGTGGATCGCGGCGATTTCGAGATAGTTATTGCGGTCATCATCCAGCACAGTGAACAGCCGGAAATCGCGCATCACTTTCGGCGACAGGAACTGGCTGATAAAACTCTCATCCTTGAACTCACGCATCGCAAAATGCAGTGTTTCCAGCCAGTCGGAACCGGCGATATCCGGGAACCAGTAGCGGTCCTCTTCCGTTGGCGACTGACAGATGCGCTTGATGTCCTGCATCATCGCAAACCCTAAGGCGTAAGGGTTGATACCGTTGTACCATTGACTGTTATAAGGCGGCTGAAACACCACATTGGTGTGACTGTGCAGGAACTCCATCATAAAGCGTTCCGACACTTTGCCTTCGTCATACAGGTGATTCAGGATGGTGTAGTGCCAGAAGGTTGCCCAGCCCTCATTCATCACCTGGGTCTGTTTCTGTGGATAGAAATACTGGCTTACCTTGCGCACGATGCGCAGGATCTCACGCTGCCAGGACTCCAGCAGCGGGGCGTTTTTTTCCATAAAATAGAGCAGGTTTTCCTGCGGCTCAGAAGGGTAGCGTGCGGCTTCAAAAGCCACCGCCTCGGTCTCACGTCGTGGCAGCGTGCGCCACAAGGTGTTTACCTGACTTTGCAGATACTCTTCACGACTTTTCTGGCGCGCCTTCTCCTCCTGCAGGGAGATCTTCTGCGGGCGTTTATAGCGATCCACGCCATAATTCATTAAGGCATGGCAGGAATCGAGTAGTCGCTCGACCTCTTCGACGCCATAGCGCTCTTCGCAGTCACTGATATAGTTTTTGGCAAACAGCAGATAATCGACAATTGAGCCGGCATCGGTCCAGCTGCGGAACAGATAATTATTTTTGAAGAATGAGTTGTGACCATAGCAGGCATGCGCCATCACCAGCGCCTGCATGGTCATGGTGTTCTCTTCCATCAGGTAGGCGATGCAGGGGTTCGAGTTGATGACAATCTCATAGGCCAGCCCCTGCTGACCGTGCTTATAACGCTGCTCGGTCTCGATAAACTTTTTACCGAATGACCAGTGTGAATAGTTGATGGGCATGCCGACGCTGGAATAGGCATCCATCATTTGTTCAGAGGTGATCACTTCGATTTGGTGCGGGTAGGTATCAAGCCGGTAGAGTTTAGCCACCCGGTCGATCTCTGCTAAATAGACATCAAGCAGTTCGAATGTCCAGTCTGGTCCGTCATTGAGTCGTTTGCTGTCTCTGATGGCTTCGTCAAAGATTGTCGTCATAGCGCACCTCTTTTTTGCAAACCGGCTGACCCGAAAGACAACCCGTTCTGGTTATTTAAGGCTTCGTCCTGAAAAAGGGAACCCGAAAAAAACTGAGCGAACACAACAATGATAGCCCACTGTCGCTTATCCGAAATGCGAACTCAAATGAATTCTTTGGCACAAAATCATTAAGAGTGTTGCAGCAGCGAATTTAACAGCCTTTGATGCGACTATTAATTTAAAATGCGGAATATCATCCTGTTTATAAGCGGAATGTATGGGGTTGAAGGATTCTCCTGCAATGCGCAGATTTAACTGCCACTGTTGTCATTTATTTCTGTCTTTCGTGATTAAGGCGCATAAAGCGCTGAAATTAGCCGGGCAGCAAGATTTTAGTTACCTGAAAAGTGAAAAAGATGTGAAATGGATGCTGAATTTATGGGGTGATGTCCGCTGTGTAAATCCGCTGACTATCATCTTCTTAACAGTGAATTATGCTTTTACATGCCGGGTGGGGGAGCTATGCACGTTGTAATTCTTGGAAGTGGTGTGGTGGGAGTGGCAAGCGCCTGGTATCTGGCGCGCGCCGGACATCAGGTGACCGTCATCGATCGTCAACCCGCGGCGGCGATGGAGACCAGCGCGGGTAATGCCGGCCAGATCTCACCCGGTTATGCCGCACCC is a genomic window containing:
- a CDS encoding YcgN family cysteine cluster protein, with translation MTDTPFWQQKRLAQMSDEEWESLCDGCGQCCLNKLQDADTDEIYFTNVACNQLNIKTCQCRNYERRFELEEDCIKLTRENLTTFNWLPRTCAYRLLGEGKDLPAWHPLRAGSKTAMHAKRISVRYIAVRESEVRDWEDHIIDRPDRNG
- a CDS encoding YcgL domain-containing protein translates to MFCVIYRSPLRDQTYLYVEKKDDFSRVPEELLKGFGKPQLAMVLKLAGRDRLANADINKVKQGLSEQGYYLQLPPPIESLLKIHLEADKKV
- a CDS encoding fumarylacetoacetate hydrolase family protein, with the translated sequence MYQHRNWQGALLDFPVSKVVCVGSNYAKHIKEMGSATPTEPVIFIKPETALCDLRQPLSIPDAFGEVHHEVELAVLIGGTLKQATEAHVAKAIAGYGVALDLTLRDLQSGLKKAGQPWEKSKGFDNACPVSGFIPVSDFSGDPQNVELKLVVNGEVRQHGNTEDMIHKILPLIAHMSHYFTLRAGDVILTGTPEGVGPMRSGDQLEVSLAGHGISTRVL
- the minD gene encoding septum site-determining protein MinD; the encoded protein is MARIIVVTSGKGGVGKTTSSAAIATGLAQKGKKTVVIDFDIGLRNLDLIMGCERRVVYDFVNVIQGDATLNQALIRDKRTEQLYILPASQTRDKDALTREGVEKVLNDLAAMEFDFIVCDSPAGIETGALMALYFADEAIITTNPEVSSVRDSDRILGIISSKSRRAENSQDPVKEHLLLTRYNPGRVNRGDMLSMEDVLEILRIPLVGVIPEDQSVLRASNQGEPVILDGESDAGKAYADTVERLLGEVRPFRFIEEEKKGFLKRLFGG
- a CDS encoding SpoVR family protein, yielding MTTIFDEAIRDSKRLNDGPDWTFELLDVYLAEIDRVAKLYRLDTYPHQIEVITSEQMMDAYSSVGMPINYSHWSFGKKFIETEQRYKHGQQGLAYEIVINSNPCIAYLMEENTMTMQALVMAHACYGHNSFFKNNYLFRSWTDAGSIVDYLLFAKNYISDCEERYGVEEVERLLDSCHALMNYGVDRYKRPQKISLQEEKARQKSREEYLQSQVNTLWRTLPRRETEAVAFEAARYPSEPQENLLYFMEKNAPLLESWQREILRIVRKVSQYFYPQKQTQVMNEGWATFWHYTILNHLYDEGKVSERFMMEFLHSHTNVVFQPPYNSQWYNGINPYALGFAMMQDIKRICQSPTEEDRYWFPDIAGSDWLETLHFAMREFKDESFISQFLSPKVMRDFRLFTVLDDDRNNYLEIAAIHDEAGYRAIRQQLSAQYNLSNLEPNIQVYNVDVRGDRSLTLRYVPQSRTPLDKSRREVLKHVHRLWGFDVILEQQNEDGSVELLDRNPPRGSSL
- the minC gene encoding septum site-determining protein MinC: MSQTPIEFKGSSFTLSVVHLHHHDPAVIRKALQDKIDQAPDFLKNAPVVLNVATLSAEVNWKQLQQAILATGLRIVGVSGCKNDALKRMISRAGLPVLAEGKESRPRAEAPPPVPVPEPLPVVTETVATKTRIVNTPVRSGQQIYARDADLIITSSVSAGAELVADGNIHIYGMMRGRALAGASGDRNCQIFCTNLAAELVSIAGEYWIMDQIPQEFFGKAARLCLQDGALTIQTLN
- the minE gene encoding cell division topological specificity factor MinE, yielding MALLDFFLSRKKNTANIAKERLQIIVAERRRGDSEPHYLPQLKRDILEVICRYVKIDPEMVTVQLDQKGDDISILELNVTLPETDEVTK
- the fadR gene encoding fatty acid metabolism transcriptional regulator FadR: MVIKAQSPAGFAEEYIIESIWNSRFPPGSILPAERELSELIGVTRTTLREVLQRLARDGWLTIQHGKPTRVNDFWETSGLNILETLARLDHDSVPVLIDNLLSVRSNISSIFISRALRHHPDKAREVLETVSAAADQADAYTELDYRVFRGLAFASGNPIYGLILNGLKGLYTRVGRHYFSNPEARQVARDFYLKLLALCDKEPGQDEIVDVVRNYGRRSGEIWHSMQKNLPDDLGNKR
- the rnd gene encoding ribonuclease D, which produces MNYSLIDQDDQLADVCQKARQQAAVALDTEFVRTRTYYPQLGLIQLFDDHQLVLIDPLNIRDWSPFIALLTDTRVTKFLHAGGEDLEVFLHRFGVLPTPMIDTQILAAFSGQPLSWGFASMVAHFTQVELDKSESRTDWLARPLTQRQCEYAAADVHYLLPIARQLMINTEEAGNMAAALSECDNLCQRRLDSLSPDEAWRDITNAWQLRPRQLAALQRLAAWRLKLAREKDMAVNFVVREEHLWKVARFMPGSLGELDHLGLSGHEIRFHGKTLVALVAEAEALDESELPAPLGNLIDHPDYKQVFKAMKALVQQVSGQSGFSQELLASRRQINQVLSQHWGLKPQGRQPELLTGWRGELLKPGIEEILAGC
- the dsbB gene encoding disulfide bond formation protein DsbB — protein: MLRYLNQCSRGRGAWLLLALTALALELTALFFQHVMGLKPCVMCIYERNALFGVLGAGLVGAIAPKSPLRLGALALWIYSAWEGLRLSYEHTMIQLHPNPFTTCDFAARFPSGLPLDKWMPSVFQATGDCADRSWTFLTLSMPQWMIVVFAGYLLVAALVLIAQPLKPKRRDLFSR